Genomic DNA from Cydia splendana chromosome 14, ilCydSple1.2, whole genome shotgun sequence:
ATTTGCCTATGGTCCAACGCAAGGACGATTCCGGTATGAGTGAAAACAGGACGATGGCTACATACTAATGGGTTGCTCTCTAAGTTATAAGTATGGGTAGCGAGGGACCACCTCACTCCGTTCCCGATTGGTTCTCGCGCCAACCGGCCGCAATGAGGTTTACAGTAGTGAGTATCTGAGGAGTGCAGTGAAGTGAAGTTATGATCTTAAGTGAAGTGTTAAGATAAGTTATCCAGCATCGCCTCGTCTTATTCAACTGTAAACCAGCCACTGGGAACTCAACTATCACGGAACGGCCTCAGTTCCAGTCTTTTCAGATGCCAATGCCAATCTCAAGTCAATCAAATCATCATCAAAGAACCATCTTTGACTTCGCACAGTTCTTTGATTTTCCGAGTATTTTTAAGTACAGACATTTCTttcatggtttttttttatcgctGTATGGGTCTATCACTTTTGTGTATCATAAATCTTAAAGGAAGAGgcttaaaacaaatatttcatCGTATACGGCCATGTATTGCTGGGGTGAGAGCAATCAGCGATAAGGGAAAGCAAGATGCAAGCGCCTTTTCCACCTAGTGCTGATGTAAATGTGGTTCTATCAGTTTGTGTTGAGGCGAGGTGTTGCTGTGTCGTGTGTCGATCAAATGTGATAAGTGATAACATATAGTGACAAACCCCGTGTGTTTCAGATCGCGGTGTTGTGCGCTTGCGTGGTCCTCGCCGCGGGCGACGGTGTCCGAACAAAGGCCAAGCTCCTCGGGAAACTCGCAGCCAAGATCAAGCATCACAAACGTGGAGTCTTCTCCGCCGCACCCCCGTATAAGTACGGCCACGATATCCCTCACGTTACCCACTCTATTCTAAAACCTATTGTAGTTTCGTATCCACCAACAGCTTCTGTGCATTCAGTGAAAGTGCCTTTAAAACATCCTTTAACCCATCACTATCCTGTTCAAGCTGGCCATAAAATACCTTTACATTCACATTCATACGCGCACAAATTCCCGCATACTAAGTTGAGGCCAGATCAGCatttccatcatcatcatcaccacgTTGCGCCGAGGCCTGTGGTGCCGATTCTACCGGCTCATGCTGTCCCAGCTGCTCCGGTTATTCCTACATTACCTGTCCCTATCCCTCAACCGTCAGTTGTTATTCCCCGTCCCATTCCAGCGCCGTCTCCTCCAGTAGCCCCAATCATTCCTGCTACTCCTCAATTCTTTCTGCCACAGAACCATGTTCATTTTAAACCCGCACTTCCTGCTCCCGTCCCGATTCAACCAGCTCCAGTGGCGCCCTTATACCCTTATGCTCCACAATACTCTTACGCAATTAGGCCTGGTAACGCAGTTCAGACTTCATACTTCGCAACATACCCTAGATATCCTTTATCATTCCACCAGTCCTTAGTGCCTTTCGCTCAACCTGCTCCAGCGGTACATCTAGCACCGTCAGTAGCTCCAGCAGCCGGCCCTGTCTTTTTGGAGCGCCCACAGGAGCCGCATTTCCACGTTTTGCCGCAAGCACACGCGCACGGAGTCGTAGAGCAACCTACGCCTGCCGTGGCTGTTGAGCATCATCAGTTCTTGCATCCGACTGCTGTTCCTCAGCCAACGTTATTACATGCGCACCCTACAGTGGTCCAAGAACACCCAGGTGTCCATGAATACCCTACGGTCTTACAGCAGCACCCTACGGTACTTCAAGCAGCACAACCAACAGTCCACGTTGATCATAACGGCTGGGCGCCAGTTCCACACAGTCACGATGTAAACCATGTTCACCAAGAAGGCCACTTCCATCAAGATCT
This window encodes:
- the LOC134797018 gene encoding bromodomain-containing protein 4-like; its protein translation is MGSEGPPHSVPDWFSRQPAAMRFTVIAVLCACVVLAAGDGVRTKAKLLGKLAAKIKHHKRGVFSAAPPYKYGHDIPHVTHSILKPIVVSYPPTASVHSVKVPLKHPLTHHYPVQAGHKIPLHSHSYAHKFPHTKLRPDQHFHHHHHHVAPRPVVPILPAHAVPAAPVIPTLPVPIPQPSVVIPRPIPAPSPPVAPIIPATPQFFLPQNHVHFKPALPAPVPIQPAPVAPLYPYAPQYSYAIRPGNAVQTSYFATYPRYPLSFHQSLVPFAQPAPAVHLAPSVAPAAGPVFLERPQEPHFHVLPQAHAHGVVEQPTPAVAVEHHQFLHPTAVPQPTLLHAHPTVVQEHPGVHEYPTVLQQHPTVLQAAQPTVHVDHNGWAPVPHSHDVNHVHQEGHFHQDLVPTQETHFGHDFTQEQGQQVFEHHTGEEQYHEYQHQLQHHIQQQIEQAQYEQNLHNHQLGQDFSQNGHDFSQGQDFSQHGHDFSQHGQDFSHTQEQPHQEYGAPQQLEGRSEEGDEPQRFHNHIPLGLQPPLDRPLDHFR